From the genome of Bradyrhizobium sp. ORS 278:
CTGCGCTCCGCTATGGCCCGGGCGGCAGCTACGAGCAGGCGATCGCGACTGCAAAACCGCTCGCCGCGGTCGAGCCGGTGACGCTCGATGACGTCTCGACCATCATGTACACGTCGGGCACGACGGGCCAGCCGAAGGGGGCGATGATCACCCACGGCATGACGTTCTACAATTGCGTCAATCTCGGCGGCCCCGCCTACATCACGCCGTCCTCGGTGCTGCTGACGGTGCTGCCGCTGTTCCACACCGGCGGTCTCAACTGCTACACCAATCCGGTGCTGCATGTCGGCGCCACCGTGCTGATCATGCGCGCCTTCGATCCCGGCCAGGCGCTGCAACTCATCAGCGATCGGGCCCAGGGCATCAACGTGTTCTTCGGCGTGCCCGCGATCTATCAGTTCATGGCGCAGCATCCGGCGTTCGCGACCGCCGATTTCAGCCGGCTGGTAATCGGCGGCGTCGGCGGCGCGCCGATGCCGGTGCCGCTGCTCGAGACCTGGGAGAAACGCGGCGTCGCGCTCCAGCAGGGCTATGGCATGACCGAGACCTCGCCGGCCGTGCTGGCGCTCGACCGCGAGGATGCCGCGCGCAAGGCAGGCTCGGCCGGCAAGCCGGTGCTGCATACCGAGGTGCGCATCGTGCGCCCCGACGGCAGCGATGCTGAAGTCGGCGAGCTCGGCGAACTCTGGGTGCGCGGCCCCAACGTGACGCCCGGCTACTGGAACCGGCCCGACGCCAACCGCGCCTCCTTCACCGACGGCTGGCTGCATACCGGCGACGCGACCCGCGTCGACGACGAAGGCTTCTACTATATCGTCGACCGCTGGAAGGACATGTACATTTCCGGCGGCGAGAACGTCTATCCGGCCGAGGTCGAGAGCGTGCTGCATCGGCTGAGCGCCGTGGCCGAGGCCGCGGTGATCGGCATCGCCGATCCGCAATGGGGCGAGACCGGTATGGCGATCGTCGCGGTCAAGCCGGGACAGACCTTGAGCGAAGCCGACATCTTCGCGCACTGCCAGGCCAACCTGGCGCGCTTCAAATGCCCGCGCACCGTCCGCTTCGTCGACGCGCTGCCGCGCAACGCCACCGGCAAGATCCACAAGCCGACCCTGCGCAAGAGCTTTGCGATCGCATCGGCCGTCGATCTGGTCCAGCAGGCGTCGTGATGTCAGATGCGCGGCCGACACCGCGCATCTCCGACCACCAAGACTCATAAGACCAACCAGAGGAAGCCCAGGGAATGTTGCCGATGACGACCAGGACTCTGCTGTCTTTCGCGGCCGCCGCCGCGTTCTCCGTTCTGGCGAGCCACAGCGCGCTCGCCCAGAAGAAATACGACACCGGCGCCACCGACACCGAGATCAAGATCGGCAATGTCGAGGCCTATAGCGGCCCCGCCTCGGCCTACGGCATCATCGGCAAGACCGAGGAAGCCTATTTCAAGATGATCAACGATCAGGGCGGGGTGAACGGCCGCAAGATCAACTTCATCTCCTATGACGACGGCTACAGCCCGCCCAAGACGGTCGAGCAGGTGCGCAAGCTGATCGAGAGCGACGAGGTGTTCCTGGTGTTCAACGCGCTGGGCACGCCGACCCAGACCGCCGTGCAGAAGTACCACAATTCCAAGAAGGTGCCGCAGCTGTTCCTCGCCACCGGCGCCAGCAAGTGGAACGACCCCAAGGACTTTCCGTGGACGATGGGCTTCCAGCCCAGCTACCGCGTCGAGGCGCGGATCTTCGCCAAGTACATCCTGAAGGAAAAGCCGAACGCGAAGATTGCGATCTTCTATGCCAATGACGATTTCGGCAAGGACTACGTCCTCGGCATCAAGGAGGTGCTCGGCGACAAGGCCAAGACGATGCTCGTCGCCGAGGAGAGCTACGAGACCTCGGAGCCGTCGATCGATGCTCACATCGTCAAGCTGAAAGGCACGGGCGCCGACGTGTTCGTCAACATCGCCACGCCTAAATTCGCAGCGCAAGCGATCAAGAAGATCGCCGAGCTGGAATGGAAGCCGATGCATGTCATGACCGACGTGTCGATCTCGATCGGCGCCGTGATGAAGCCGGCCGGCCTCGAGGCCTCCGAGGGCGTGCTGTCCGCCGGCTATCTCAAGGACCCGTCGGATCCGCAGTGGAAGGACGACGAGGGCATGAAGAAGTTCATGGCCTTCATCGACAAGTACATGCCCGGCGCCAATATCTCCGACGCCAACCTCGCCTATGGCTACGCCGCCGCGCAGACCATGGTGCAGACCCTGAAGCAGTGCGGCGACAATCTCACCCGCGAGAACGTCATGAAGCAGGCCGCCAGCCTGAAGGACTTCGCGCCCGACACCCTGATCCCCGGCATCAAGGTCAACACCGGCCCGAACGATTTCGCCCCGATCGAGCAGCTCAAGATGATGCAGTTCAAGGGCGGCAAATGGGACCTGTTCGGGGACATCATCAGCGCGGATGTCGGGGGATAAGCGAGGCGCGGCGCGCTAAGCCGTTGTAGCGCTGGCGCGCCGCATTCGCCCGATCGGCGCGCCCACGGCTGTCCCTACGCAGCGCTGTTCACTTGAGCCGCGCCCTCGCGTCGACGGCAGTCGGCTCCCCTCCCCCTTGCGGGGAGGGGTTGGGGGTGGGGGTCCGCGCACTCCGAACGGCATGAGGGGCACGACCCATTTCGGCCTCATGCGTCCAGACTATTCGTCCGCAACATTGCGAGCGGAATTCGTGGACCCCCACCCCCGACCCCTCCCCGCAAGGGGGAGGGGGGCTCACCGCCCCGGCGGCGAAACTTCCGATTATGAAAATCTTCTTGCTATTTTTCGGCATTCATGATTATCTCCTGCGCATCCCGCCTCACCGCAGAGGGGCGTTGCGCGCGATCGTCACGACACGCGAGGTGGGGATGCGATGGCCGTGAGGGTGCCGCAGCGTGTCTCCGGATGCGCGGACGAACGGAACCCTGCGGACGTGAAGTCGCAGCGTCCTGACACCCCGATGCTGGTGTCAAGCCGCGATGGCGCTGATATGCCGCGTGGTGATGGTGGCCAACAAGCCCGGCGCACCAGGGAGACTGCGTATAAGCGTTCCACCCATCGCGCAGGGAATGCCGGAATGTCGGCTGCACCTGTGGTACCTGCCGCCTGCATTTTTTTCGCAGGCGGGCCATGGGTGAGGCCCTCACCCGGCATTCCCTGCGCCCTCTGCACGTTCGCGAGGGACGAACCGATCGCAGACCTCGGGCATGATGTGCCGCGGGAATGCGACGACATGTCCGTCCATCGTCCGCTGCTCGATTTTCTCTGTTGCGTCTGACGTTCTGCTGCTTGTGCCGTTCTGCTGATCAAACGCTGTGTTGCGTGAGCGTTCTGCTGTTTGAGCCCGTGAATCCGCCGCATCCGCCGCCGTCCCGGACAAGCCGCGACGCGCAACGCGCGGCACGGCGCCGATCCGAGACCCATACGCCGCGGCGGTCGTGCCGGGCAAAAGGCCAATGACCAGCCGACCTCAAACTCCTCCCTGGGGGTATGGGTCCCGGCGTTCGCCGGGACGACGCTGCATGTGGAGAAGCACGGCGCCAGCCACAAGCTCCGTCATTGCGAGCGCAGCGAAGCAATCCAGGGGCGGAGTGCGCGACTCTGGATTGCTTCGTCGCTTTGCTCCTCGCAATGACGGTGGTTAGCACCGGGCCCAACAATTCAAACGGCCGTAGGGTGGGCAAAGCAGACGCCCGCAGGGCGGTTGCGTGCCCACCATCTGGCGGCACATTCGGAGCCAATGGTGGGCACGGCGCGCGATGCAGCGGAGGTCGTCACGCAAGCAGTGCGGGCGCGCCTTTGCCCACCCTACGACTAACACCTCACGGCACGCCCTGCACGAACAGCGCGAACGGCTCATCGGTCGTCTTGCGCAGGTGCTCGCGATACAGCTGATAGTTCACATCATCAGCCCCGAGCCGCCCAAAGCTCGGCTCCGCCACGTTGCGCAGCGGCAGCAGCGCGATCGGGGCGGCGATCGGGGTCAGCAGCGAGCCGCGGCCGGCGAGCAGGGTCGTGATGATGCCGTACATCTCGCCTGTGATGGTCGGACGCGACACCGTGATCAGGCGGTGCTGGCCGTGGCGGTTGGTGACCAGGTAGACGAAGCCGGACTGGTTGGGCACGGCGACCTCGCCGAACTGAGAGAAGGCCGCATCGAGCCGCGCGCCCTCGCGAAACACCAGCGACGCGGCCGCATCGTCCCAGAGGATGTCGGTGCGATAGGAATAGATCGCCTGCTTGTCGCCGAACGAAGGCCGCAAGGTCACGTAGGTGCCCTCGATCCATTCGACCGCGCGGCGCGAGTAGGAGCCGAGGCTGTCCGGCGCGATGCCGCCGCTCGGAGCCGGCGCGGCGGCCGGCGCGCTCGGCGCCCTGCGCAGGGACATGCCGAGCGCCTGCTCGAGCCGGACGATGGTGGCGAGCGTGAACGGACGGCGGCCGCCCAGCGCCTTCTCGAGCGTCGAGAGGCTGAGCTTGGCCTGCTCCGCCAGCGTCTGGCGCGACATCCGCCGGCGCGCGATCTCCTCGCGGATGGTCTCCGCGACCTGCCGGCTCTGCTCGTCGGAAAGCTCGTTGGTGTCCGGGTTCGACATCCTGGTCCCTGCCGTATGGCGCGGCCTTCTTCTAGCAGACGGACAAATCAGCACAAACCCGGACAATTCAGCCGGCCCCGGGTCCACACCGGACGGCGCCCGGCGGCCGGTGACCGAACAAGACCGACCATTCCGCTCGCGACGACAGCGCGCCGCGCTCACTCTCAGCCTGCCCCATTCTCGTTGCGGAGCCCCCGATGAGTAACACGATCGACTATGACATCCGCAGCAGCGCCCACCCGGTGCGGTCCTGGATCGTCACCATGCTGCTGTTCCTGCTGCTGCAAGCCGCCGCCGTGGCGCTGGTGGCCTTCACCGCGCTGTTTCTCAGCATCACGCCGGGCTGGTCAGCCGAAGGCCCGCTGGCGCCGCTGACCAAGCCGGGCGAAGCGCGCTCCGGCGCGCTGCTGTTCAAGTCTGACGCCGGCTACGCGGAAGCGCCACGGCTCGGCATCGACGTCGATATCGTCGTGTCCGGCCCGACCGCGCGGGCGCGCGTGACGCAGCTGTTCAAGAATACCAGCTCGCAATGGATGGAGGCCGTCTACGTCTACCCGCTGCCGCCGGACAGCGCGGTTGACACGCTGAAGATGATTGTCGGCGACCGCGTCGTGGTCGGCGACATCAAGCCGCGCCAGGAGGCGAGGGTGATCTACGAGCAGGCCAGGCGCGACGGCAAGACCGCAGCGCTGACCGAGCAGGAGCGGCCGAACATCTTCACCAACTCGCTCGCCAATATCGGCCCGGGCGAGACCATACTGGTGCAGATCGAGTATCAGCAGCCGGTGGCGCAGGTCGCCGGCGAGTTCTCGCTGCGGGTGCCGCTGGTGGTGGCGCCGCGCTACAATCCCAAGCCGATCGTGCAGAGTGTCGAGCTGCGCCCGGCCAGCAACGGCTGGGGCGCCGCGAGCAACGATCCGGTGCCGGACCGCGACCGCATCTCGCCCGAGGTGCTCGACCCCGCCAAGAACGATCCGGTGAATCCAACGAAGATCACCGTGCGGCTGCAGGCCGGCTTCGCGCTCGGCGAGGTCAAGAGCCACCATCACCAGGTGACGGTCGAGAGCACCGATGCCGAGACACGCGTCATCACCCTGGCCGACGGCGTGGTGCCCGCCGATCGCGACTTCGAGCTGACCTGGAAGCCGGCCTCGGAAAACATGCCGTCGGTCGGCCTGTTCCACGAGCAGGTCGGCGATGCCGACTACCTGCTCGCCTTCGTCACGCCGCCGGCGGTGGCCACGGCCACTCAACGCCCGCAGCCGCGCGACGTCATTTTCGTGATCGACAATTCCGGCTCGATGGGCGGCACCTCGATCCGCCAGGCCAAGGCCAGCCTGCTCTATGCACTCGGACGGCTGCAGCCGAATGATCGCTTCAACGTGATCCGCTTCGACGACACGATGACGGTGCTGTTTCCGTCCTCGGTGCCGGCCGACGCCGAGCATGTCGGCAACGCCACCCGCTTCGTCAGTTCACTCGATGCGCGCGGCGGCACCGAGATGGTGCCGGCGATGCGCGCGGCGCTGACCGACGACGGCAGCGACAGCGATCGCATGCGCCAAGTGGTGTTCCTGACCGACGGCGCCATCGGCAACGATCAGCAGCTGTTCGAGACCATCACCGCGATGCGCGGCCGCTCGCGCATCTTCATGGTGGGTATCGGCTCGGCGCCGAACACCTATCTGATGAGCCGTGCCGCCGAGCTCGGCCGCGGCGCCTTCACCCACATCGGCTCGGTCGAGCAGGTCGAGGAGCGCATGCGCGATCTGTTCGCCAAGCTGGAGAATCCCGTCGTGACGGGGCTGACAGCGACGTTCTCGGAAGCCTCCGCCGACCTCACGCCGGCCGTGCTGCCGGACGTCTATCGCAACGAGCCGCTGGTGCTCGCCGCCAAAATCGACCGCCTCGCGGGCTCGCTGCAGCTGAAGGGCCGCATCGGCGACCAGCCTTGGACGATCACGCTGCCGCTGTCGGGCGCCGCGGAAGGCAAGGGCCTTTCGAAATTGTGGGCACGGCGCAAGATCGGTGACGCCGAGGTGGCGAAGACGATGCGGCAGATGACGCCGGACGAAGCCGATGGCGCGATCTTGAAGCTGGCGCTGCAGCATCAGCTGGTGACCCGCCTGACCAGCCTCGTCGCCGTCGACAAGACCCCGCGCCGCTCCGACGGCGAACCGCTGAAGCTCGCCGAGCTGCCGATCAACCTGCCGGCCGGCTGGGACTTTGAGAAAGTGTTCGGCGAGCGCGGCCGGATGCCGGCGATGCAGAGGGACCGCCGCGCCGAAGGAGCGGGCGACATCCAGCTCACCGCGCTGAAGCGGCCCGTGGTGCCGACCACGCCCGCGACGATCACGCTGCCGAAGACGGCCACCGATGCCGAGCTGAGCATGCTGCTCGGCCTCGGCATCTTGCTACTCGAACTGATCTGGCTCGCCGCCCTCCGGCGGCGGGCTGCCAACTAACGAGGATCGTCATTGCGAGGAGCGAAGCGACGAAGCAATCCAGGGCTGCACGCGCGCCCCTGGATTGCTTCGCTTCGCTCGCAATGACAGGAGGAGAGAGAATGCCACAATTTGTCATCCCGCTCGCGGTCGCCCTTGTCGGAGTCATCCTGTTCGGTCATGGCGCGCTTATCCACGCCAAGGCTGTCGTCGCGCAGGTGCTGCTCGACCGCGCCTTCACCCAGACCATTGCGACAGGGCAGCCGATCAAGCCGTGGTCATGGGCCGACACCGTCCCGGTGGCCGGTATCAAAGTGAAGCGCCTCGGCGTCTCCACCATCGCGCTGGCCGGCTCCAGCGGCCAGGCGCTGGCCTTCGGCGCCGGGCATGTCGAGGGCACGGCCGAGCCGGGCGAGCCCGGCATCGCCGTCTATTCCGCGCATCGCGACACGCATTTCCGCTTCCTGAAAGATGTGGCGATCGGCGACGAGATCGACGTCGTCAGGCGCGACGGCAAGAGCTTCCGCTATCGCGCCGATGCCTCCCGCGTCGTGCACTTCGATGCGCCCGGCATCGATACGATGACCGACCGTGCCGAGCTGGTGCTGTCGACCTGCTGGCCATTCGACGCGCTGACACAGGGACCCGAACGCTACGTGCTGCATGCCACGCTGATCGGCGATTGATGCGGGAGGCAAGCATGGCCGCCCTTGGGAACCAAGCGCCGGATGACCATTTGTCACCCTGCCGCCGTCGTGGGATGATCCCGCCACGTCAGCAAGGCTCGTATCCCAAGCGCTTCCGACATGCATTCCCAAGTTCAGTATCTGCCGATCACGCCCGCTTTCTTCGCCATCCTGGTACTGGCGTTCGGCGTCCTGCTCGTCCTGATCCAGCTCGGCATCCTGCGCTATGCCTACATGAAGCTCGGCGTCAGCTCGGGCACGGCGATGCTGCTGCTGTTCGGCTCGCTGGTCGGCAGCTATTTCAACATCCCGATCACGATGCTGCCGGGACAGGTGGCGCGCTCCGGCGAGATCATCGATTTCTTCGGCATGCAATATGTCGTGCCGCTGGTGCATCAATGGCCGGGCACGCTGCTGGCGGTGAACGTCGGCGGCGCGGTGATCCCGACCTTGATGTCGACCTACCTCGTGCTCCGCTACCAGCTCTGGCTGCGCGCGACGATCGCCGTGCTGGTGATCGCGGTCATCATCCACGCCATGGCGACGCCGGTGCGGGGCGTGGGCATCGCCGTGCCGGTGTTCGCGCCGGTCGTCGTGACCGCGATCCTCGCCTTCCTGCTGTCGCGCGAATACGCTGCGCCATTGGCCTATATCGGCGGCTCGATGGGCACGCTGGTCGGCGCCGATCTGATGAACCTCGACAAGATCGGCAGCCTCGGCGCCCCCGTGGCCTCGATCGGCGGCGCCGGCACCTTCGACGGCGTCTTTCTCACCGGTATCCTCGCGGTGCTGCTGGCCGGCCTCGCTGCCCCCTCACGACCTGGCCTCGCGCGCTGAGCTTTCATCCGGAAGGCTTAGCGGCTAAAATCGAGCAGAGGCAGCAGCGGACCTGGAATGCGCGCGATCAATCTCATTGTCGGAACCTTGACGATCGCGGCCGTGGCGGCCGGGATCAGCGGTGTCCTGATCAAGCAGAAGCGCCGGGTTGCCGAGCAGCGCGGCACCATGCGCGTGGTGTTCGACGGCGGCTCGGCAGCGGGCCTGCGCAAGGGCGGCCCGGTGAATTTCGACGGCGTGCAGGCCGGGCAGATCCTGTCGATCAACCTGGAGAGCCCGCGCAAGATCGTCGCCATGATCACGCTCGACAAGTCGGCGCCGATCCGCAAGGACACCACGGCGGGCATCGAGTTCCAGGGCCTGACCGGCATCGCCGCGATCTCGCTGGTCGGCGGCGCGCCGACGGCGCCGCCGGTACCGCTGGATCACGACGGCGTGCCGGTGCTCTCAGCCGATCTCAAGGACCAGGAGACGATGGTCGAGACGGTGCACAACATCGACAAATACGTCGTCACCAATGCGCCCGCGATCAAGGACGCACTGCAGACCTTCGAGTCGGAAACGGCGTCGCTGCAGGCCAAGACCGCGGCATTCGACTCCGCCATCGACAAGGCCGAGGACATCTTCAAGGGCTTCGACACGCTGGTCACCAAGATCGACGGCGCCATTCCCGGTTTCGCCGACGGCAATCCCGACCAGCTGTTCGATCAGATCAAGTCGATGCGCGAGCTCGTGGACAGCTTCAAGCGCAAATCCGCCAAGGTGATCGACGAGAGCCGCAAGACGCTGGTCGATATCAGCGACGGCGCCAATACGATGAGCGCCAAGTTCGGCGGCCAGCCGGCCGGACCCGGACCGCGCCGGGTGCCGGCCTCGCGCTGAGGGGCGGAGACGCCGCCCCTCGCACGTCAGTGGCTGATCATCCAGGGCCGCGCCGTGGGAAAGCCCTTGGCGCCGCTCTTGGTCTTGGTCATCAGCCGTGGCGATTTCTTCGGCGAGCAGCAGCCGCAACCCGCGCCGTGCTTGGCCTTGTATTCCGCAACCGTCTGCGGCGCGTGGCGGCTGCGCTCATTGGTGGCATGCGCCGTACGCCGCTCCGCCGGCATGCAGGCGAAGGCGGGCGCGGTGAGGATCACGCGCGGGGCCATGTCCTGGCATTGCGGGCAGACCTGCGGATCATCACATTCCGCCATCGGGCGCATGTCGGTGAAGGGACCGCATTCATCACAGAGATATTCATAAACCGGCATTGTCTCATCTCCTGCGCAACATCGTCTCTCTCCTCGGCGCGGCAGATGCGGGGCGGCCAGATACGCAGCCGTCCCGCACCCCGTCGCACAGGGAGAGCGTTATTTGTCAGGCGAGATCGGCATCTGGATATCGCCCTTGATGTGCTTGATCGGCCCCGCCGCCGACGGCATCACGTCGAAGTCGAAGATCTCGGTCGGCAGCCATAGCGTGGCGCAGGCGTTGGGCACGTCGACCACGCCGGAGATGTGGCCCTGCACCGGCGCGGTGCCGAGGATCGAATAGGCCTGGGCGCCGGAGTAGCCGAACTTCTTCAGGTACTCGATGGCGTTGAGACAGGCCTGGCGATAGGCGATGTGGACGTCGAGGTAGTGCTGCTTGCCGGCCTCGTCGACCGAGATGCCCTCGAAGATCAGGTAGTCGCGATAGTTCGGCGTGATCGGCGACGGCTTGAAGATCGGGTTCTTGATGCCGTACTTGGCGACGCCGTCCTTGATGACGTCGACCTTGATGTGCAGCCAGCCGGCCATCTCGATGGCGCCGCAGAAGGTGATCTCGCCGTCACCCTGGCTGAAGTGCAGGTCGCCCATCGAGAGGCCGCCGCCGGGCACGTAGACCGGGAAGTAGATCTTCGAGCCGCGCGACAGGTCCTTGATGTCGCAATTGCCGCCATGCTCGCGCGGCGGCACGGTGCGGGCGCCCTCGGCGCCGATCTTCGCCTTGACGTCGCCCTTGGCCTGGCCGGCATGGGCGGTCGGCGCGAACGGCGGGTTGGCGAGGCCCGGCACGCGGGTCGGGTTGGTCGCGATCAGCGCGGTCTCGCGCTCGTTCCAGGTCGCGAGCAGCTTCGGATCGGGCAGACAGCCGATCAGGCCGGGATGGATCAGTCCGGCGAAGTTCACGCCCGGCACATGGCGCGACGAGGTGTAGAGGCCCTTGATGTCCCAGATCGACTTCTGCGCCAGCGGGAAGTGGTCGGTCAGGAAGCCGCCGCCATTCTGCTTGGAGAAGAAGCCGTTGAAGCCCCACAGGCTCTCCTTCAGCGGGCCGACGTCGAGCAGGTCGACGACGAGGAGGTCGCCGGGCTCGGCGCCCTTGACGCCGATCGGGCCCGAGAGGAAGTGCACGATCGACAGGTCGATGTCGCGAACGTCGTCGGCCGAGTCGTTGTTCTTGATGAAGCCGCCGGTCCAGTCATAGGTCTCGATGATGAAGTCGTCACCGGGGTTGACCCACTCCACCATCGGGATGTCCGGGTGCCAGCGATTGTGCACCTTATCGTTCTCGTAGGCCGACTTGGTCAGATCGACCTTGATCAGTGTGTCAGGCATCAAGAGCTCCCCTTTACCTTTGCTTGGACGGAGTGGTTAGACGGACAGATATTTCGAGACCTGCGCGGCATCGACCTGGTCGCGCGGATCGTCGCGGACGATCTCGCCGTTCTCGATCACCAGCACGCGGTCGGCGATATCGAGCGCGAAGCTCAGCACCTGCTCGGAGACGACGATCGACAGCCCCTTCTCGTCGCGGATGCGTTTCAGGGTGCGCGCCATCTCCTTGATGATCGACGGCTGGATACCCTCGGTTGGCTCGTCGAGCAGCAGCACCTTCGGCTTGGTGGCGAGCGCGCGGGCGATCGCGAGCTGCTGCTGCTGGCCGCCGGAAAGATTGCCGCCGCGGCGGCCCTTCATCTCCAAGAGCACCGGGAACAGCTCATAGATGTCGCCGGGCACCTCGGACTCGCCGGAGACGACGAGGCCGGTCTCGATGTTCTCCTTGACCGTCATGGTCGAGAAGATCATGCGGCCCTGCGGCACGTAGGCGAGCCCCTTGGCGACACGCTCATAGCTCTTCATGCCGGAGAGCTCAGAGCCGTCCATCGCGATCGAGCCGCTCTTGGCGGGCAGTATGCCCATCAGCGACTTCATCAAGGTGGTCTTGCCCATGCCGTTGCGCCCCATGATCGCAACGATCTCGTTCGGCGCGACCTTGACGTTCAGGCCATGCAGCACCTCGCTCTGGCCATAGGCGACATGGAGATCGGAGATTGCCAACATCAGTTCTGCTCCTGCTCAATGCCCGAGATAGACTTCGACGACCTTGGGGTCGTTCTTGACCTTGTCCATCGTGCCCTCGGACAGGATCTGCCCCTGGTGCAGCACGGTGACCTTGTGGGCGATGTCCTCGACGAACTTCATGTCGTGCTCGATCACCAGCACCGAGCGGTCCTTGATGATGCGGTTGAGCAGCTCGGCGGTCTTGGCGCGCTCGCTGACGCTCATGCCGGCGACGGGCTCGTCGAGCATCAAGAGGTCAGGGTTCTGGATCAGCAGCATGCCGATCTCGAGCCACTGCTTCTGGCCGTGGCTGAGCTCGGCCGCCGAGGTCTTGAGGCGATCCTTCAGGAAGATCATCTCGGCGACCTCCTCGACACGATCCTTCACGACGGTGTCGCGCTTGAAGGCGAGCGAGCCGAACACGGTGCGGCCACGCGGGAACGAGATCTCGAGATTCTCGAACACGCTGAGATCCTCGAACACCGACGGCGTCTGGAATTTGCGCCCGACGCCGGCCTTGACGATCTCGTTCTCGCGCAGCTTGGTCAGCTCCTTGCCGCGGAACTGGATCGAGCCGGAGGTCGCTTTGGTCTTGCCGCAGATCAGGTCAAGCACCGTCGTCTTGCCCGCACCGTTCGGGCCGATGATGACGCGGATCTCGTTCTCCTCGACATAGAAGGAAAGATCGTTGACCGCTTTGAAGCCGTCGAACGAGACGGTGAGCGCTTCGACCGCGAGCAGGAATTCCTTGGGCCGATGACCGATGAGCATCGCTCTCTCCTCACTCTGCGGGGGCGCCGTCGGCGACCAGGCCGCCATTGCCGGATTTCTTGGTGCGGGAGGCCAGCAGCTTGTCGATCCGCGGCTGCACGTAGTCGCCCCAGATGCCAGCCAGACCGTTCGGGAAGGCGAGGACGACGGCAATGAACAGCGCACCCAGACCGAACAGCCAGAGCTGCGGAAAAGTCTCCGACAGGCTGGTCTTGGCGAAATTGACGAGGAGCGAGCCGTAGACCGCGCCGAAGATCGACAGCCGGCCACCGACCGCGGTGTAGATCACCATCTCGATCGACGGCACGATGCCGACGAAGGACGGCGACATGAAGCCGACTTCGAGGGTGAACAGCGCGCCGCCGACCGCCGCGAACACCGCTGCCGCGCAGAAGGCGAAGATCTTGAAGTTAGCGACGCTATAGCCCGAGAAGCGAACCCGATCCTCCTGCTCACGCATCGCCACCAGGATGCGGCCGAGCTTGGTGAGGCGGATGAACTGCGCGACGAGGATCGCGGCGAACAGGAAGAACACCTCGACGAAGTAGAGGATGTACTTGGCGTGGTCGGTGCGGATGTCCCAGCCGTGCAGGGTGCGCAGGTCGGTGATGCCGTTGATGCCGCCGGTGTAGCCCTGCTGGCCGACGATCAGGATGGTCATGATCGCCGCGATCGCCTGGGTGATGATCGCGAAGTAGACGCCGCCGACCCGGCGCTTGAACATCGCGGCGCCGATGATGAAGGAGA
Proteins encoded in this window:
- a CDS encoding MlaD family protein; translated protein: MRAINLIVGTLTIAAVAAGISGVLIKQKRRVAEQRGTMRVVFDGGSAAGLRKGGPVNFDGVQAGQILSINLESPRKIVAMITLDKSAPIRKDTTAGIEFQGLTGIAAISLVGGAPTAPPVPLDHDGVPVLSADLKDQETMVETVHNIDKYVVTNAPAIKDALQTFESETASLQAKTAAFDSAIDKAEDIFKGFDTLVTKIDGAIPGFADGNPDQLFDQIKSMRELVDSFKRKSAKVIDESRKTLVDISDGANTMSAKFGGQPAGPGPRRVPASR
- a CDS encoding zinc ribbon domain-containing protein, which encodes MPVYEYLCDECGPFTDMRPMAECDDPQVCPQCQDMAPRVILTAPAFACMPAERRTAHATNERSRHAPQTVAEYKAKHGAGCGCCSPKKSPRLMTKTKSGAKGFPTARPWMISH
- the fmdA gene encoding formamidase — translated: MPDTLIKVDLTKSAYENDKVHNRWHPDIPMVEWVNPGDDFIIETYDWTGGFIKNNDSADDVRDIDLSIVHFLSGPIGVKGAEPGDLLVVDLLDVGPLKESLWGFNGFFSKQNGGGFLTDHFPLAQKSIWDIKGLYTSSRHVPGVNFAGLIHPGLIGCLPDPKLLATWNERETALIATNPTRVPGLANPPFAPTAHAGQAKGDVKAKIGAEGARTVPPREHGGNCDIKDLSRGSKIYFPVYVPGGGLSMGDLHFSQGDGEITFCGAIEMAGWLHIKVDVIKDGVAKYGIKNPIFKPSPITPNYRDYLIFEGISVDEAGKQHYLDVHIAYRQACLNAIEYLKKFGYSGAQAYSILGTAPVQGHISGVVDVPNACATLWLPTEIFDFDVMPSAAGPIKHIKGDIQMPISPDK
- the urtE gene encoding urea ABC transporter ATP-binding subunit UrtE, producing the protein MLAISDLHVAYGQSEVLHGLNVKVAPNEIVAIMGRNGMGKTTLMKSLMGILPAKSGSIAMDGSELSGMKSYERVAKGLAYVPQGRMIFSTMTVKENIETGLVVSGESEVPGDIYELFPVLLEMKGRRGGNLSGGQQQQLAIARALATKPKVLLLDEPTEGIQPSIIKEMARTLKRIRDEKGLSIVVSEQVLSFALDIADRVLVIENGEIVRDDPRDQVDAAQVSKYLSV
- the urtD gene encoding urea ABC transporter ATP-binding protein UrtD; this translates as MLIGHRPKEFLLAVEALTVSFDGFKAVNDLSFYVEENEIRVIIGPNGAGKTTVLDLICGKTKATSGSIQFRGKELTKLRENEIVKAGVGRKFQTPSVFEDLSVFENLEISFPRGRTVFGSLAFKRDTVVKDRVEEVAEMIFLKDRLKTSAAELSHGQKQWLEIGMLLIQNPDLLMLDEPVAGMSVSERAKTAELLNRIIKDRSVLVIEHDMKFVEDIAHKVTVLHQGQILSEGTMDKVKNDPKVVEVYLGH
- the urtC gene encoding urea ABC transporter permease subunit UrtC, whose protein sequence is MINSRFFNRSELIGFVSLLLLLVVILPLALDIFRLNLVAKYLTYSFVAIGLVLCWGFGGILSLGQGVFFGLGGYCMAMFLKLEASSVENTKIQSTPGIPDFMDWNQLTALPFFWKPFASFPFALAAIILVPAIFSFIIGAAMFKRRVGGVYFAIITQAIAAIMTILIVGQQGYTGGINGITDLRTLHGWDIRTDHAKYILYFVEVFFLFAAILVAQFIRLTKLGRILVAMREQEDRVRFSGYSVANFKIFAFCAAAVFAAVGGALFTLEVGFMSPSFVGIVPSIEMVIYTAVGGRLSIFGAVYGSLLVNFAKTSLSETFPQLWLFGLGALFIAVVLAFPNGLAGIWGDYVQPRIDKLLASRTKKSGNGGLVADGAPAE